The Synergistaceae bacterium genome contains a region encoding:
- a CDS encoding (2Fe-2S) ferredoxin domain-containing protein, translated as MPKITSLADLRKIKESASDQTAARSEGRTRVIVGLGTCGIAAGARTVMQAIMEELQKRSLNNVSVETTGCIGMCQQEPLVDVIREGASRITYGRVTPADAARIVSDHIVNGTIVKDLVIGRAD; from the coding sequence ATGCCCAAAATTACAAGCCTTGCCGACCTTCGTAAAATAAAGGAAAGCGCCTCGGATCAGACCGCCGCTCGAAGCGAAGGCAGAACCCGCGTTATCGTCGGTTTGGGGACCTGTGGCATTGCCGCCGGTGCGCGCACCGTCATGCAGGCGATCATGGAAGAGCTTCAGAAGAGATCTCTCAACAACGTCTCCGTGGAGACCACGGGCTGTATCGGAATGTGCCAGCAGGAACCTCTCGTGGACGTCATCCGGGAGGGGGCTTCCCGCATCACCTACGGACGTGTGACCCCTGCCGATGCGGCCCGAATCGTGTCCGACCACATCGTCAACGGAACGATCGTAAAGGATCTCGTCATCGGCCGTGCGGACTGA